A window of Natrinema salifodinae contains these coding sequences:
- a CDS encoding FxsA family protein encodes MLRWIFALLLIPFLDAVLLAVVVSQTGYLGWAGMVLLVVLTGLVGMLLVRAEGRRTIRKMQRSLAQGNPPTNELLDGGLLIAAGAFLLTPGLVTDAIGFLLAVPITRIPIRAALKRYVIVPYADKKTDGFASGKVWTFGFPGDGTGVGPGGRAESTDGGTYDLGEDDYTVNGTDEDAYTIEFEDDRTDETDDERDDPSAR; translated from the coding sequence ATGCTCCGGTGGATCTTCGCGCTGTTGCTCATCCCGTTTCTCGACGCCGTCTTGCTCGCGGTCGTCGTGAGCCAGACCGGGTACCTGGGCTGGGCCGGGATGGTGCTGCTCGTCGTCCTGACGGGCCTGGTAGGGATGCTCCTCGTCCGCGCCGAGGGCCGGCGGACGATTCGCAAGATGCAGCGGTCGCTGGCCCAGGGGAATCCGCCGACGAACGAACTGCTCGACGGAGGCCTGCTGATCGCCGCCGGAGCGTTCCTGCTGACGCCCGGCCTGGTGACCGACGCGATCGGCTTCCTGCTGGCCGTGCCGATCACGCGGATTCCGATCCGCGCCGCGCTCAAACGCTACGTGATCGTCCCGTACGCGGACAAGAAGACGGACGGGTTCGCCAGCGGCAAGGTCTGGACCTTTGGCTTCCCCGGCGACGGGACGGGAGTGGGGCCAGGCGGACGCGCTGAGTCGACCGACGGGGGGACGTACGACCTCGGCGAGGACGATTACACCGTCAACGGGACCGACGAGGATGCGTACACGATCGAGTTCGAGGACGACCGCACCGACGAGACGGACGACGAGCGCGACGACCCCTCCGCCCGGTAG